A region of the Leptospira sp. WS39.C2 genome:
CACCTATGCATCCACAAAAGCCACTTCTGGCACAGTGGGAGTTGTAGGTTCCGCTGCCTCATTTGGAACAGGTGTTGGCTATGGAGTATACCAAGTAACAAAAGCTGTCGGTGTACCAACAGGTGTTGGCGTTGGTACTGGGATTGTGTTAAGTTACGAATTTATGGTCCAAATTTCTGCACACTCCATCTTAGCCGTTTCGGACTGTACCTATTTAGTGTTATCCCTTGAAGGTGGGAAATGGGTTGTTTATGGAGTGAAAGATAACTCGAAAAAAGCATCTCGTTTGCTTTCAGGCGCTGTTGTAGATTTGGATCAGATCCGAAAAGAAGGTGGAACGATAGTAAAAGTTCCAATGGAACCTGGTGAAGTTGAAAAAATACTAGGTAAAAAAAAGAAAAAATAAACGATAGGTGAATGTCAGATCTACTTAAAAACATCCTAATCATTGAAGATTCTGATCTTCAAAGGAAACTATTGAGTAGATGGGTTTCCAAAAATGGGTACGCCCCAATCGAAGCTGTGACAATTTCTGATGCTCGCGAGAAAATCTTAGCTGAGAACATCGATGTTGTTTTATTAGATTGGGAATTACCAGATGGAACAGGCATTGACTTAATATCAGACATTTTATCTACATCTCCCGTGGGATGGCTTCCTATCATCATGGTAACTGGTCATACAGAACCCGAATATTTTAAATTGGCGATAGAAGCTGGTGCAACAGATTACATAACTAAACCTGCAAAAGAAGTCGAGTTGTTAGCTCGAATTTTTAGCGCATTACGTATCAAGGCGTTACACGATCAACTTAGAGAAACTGCGATTCGTGATGTCATGACAAATCTATATAACCGACGTTATATGGAAGAACGTATTGAGCAAGAATTCCAAAGATGCCGCAGGCACAAAAGTAATCTGTCTTTGGCAATGATTGATATTGATAAATTTAAAAATGTAAATGACACTTATGGTCATGAAGTCGGCGACTTGGTGATCAAACGACTTGCCAATGAGTTAAAGAGTAGTTTTCGAAAATCAGATATCATTTCTAGATTTGGTGGAGAAGAATTTGTTATTTTATTCCCAGAAACTGGAATTGCTGATGCATGTAGAATCTTAGATAAAGTAAGAGAACTTGTTTCCAAAATCGAAATAAAATCAGATGCCAATGATAAGTTTAATTTTACATTTAGTGGAGGTGTAGCAGGAGGAGATTTGTCTGCTTTTGAAACAAATGCAGAATTGTTACGAATCGCTGATAAAAATTTATATGAAGCGAAATCATCTGGTCGCAATAAAATTGTATGTTAAACATACCTATTTAATCCATTGAATATAAATCACTCATTTTACCAACTTACACCTGATACAATTTTAAATGCCCTAGAGTCAATAGGTTATGAAACCACAGGTCGATATTATGTTTTAAACAGTGTTGAGAATCGTGTTTATGATGTCGAAACGTCAAATGCAGGGAGAATCGTTGTGAAATTCTATCGACCGGGCAAATGGGATTACCATCAAATTATGGAAGAACATTCATTTTTGAATGAACTCGCTTTAGAAGAAATACCTGTTCTGTCTCCTACATCGATTAACGAAAAATCTATATTTGATTGGAATGGAATTTATTTTGCGGTATGGCCTTTGCGGAATGGTAGGATTGTAGAAGAGATACAACAAAATGATTTAGAAAGAGTAGGAGCTTTGCTTGGCAGGATTCATTCGGTTGGGAAAAGAGGGAACATTCAAAATAGACCTACTTTAGACATCCCGAATTATGGGCTCT
Encoded here:
- a CDS encoding GGDEF domain-containing protein, with the translated sequence MSDLLKNILIIEDSDLQRKLLSRWVSKNGYAPIEAVTISDAREKILAENIDVVLLDWELPDGTGIDLISDILSTSPVGWLPIIMVTGHTEPEYFKLAIEAGATDYITKPAKEVELLARIFSALRIKALHDQLRETAIRDVMTNLYNRRYMEERIEQEFQRCRRHKSNLSLAMIDIDKFKNVNDTYGHEVGDLVIKRLANELKSSFRKSDIISRFGGEEFVILFPETGIADACRILDKVRELVSKIEIKSDANDKFNFTFSGGVAGGDLSAFETNAELLRIADKNLYEAKSSGRNKIVC